A genomic region of Rhodococcus pyridinivorans contains the following coding sequences:
- a CDS encoding acyl-CoA thioesterase translates to MSGAGEQFGFHTEVMVRWSDMDVFQHINHARMVTLLEEARIPWLFADGRPTRDLREGAVIADLHVRYRGQLRHDDGPLDVLMWTEKVRAVDFTIGYEVRPGGAPVDSEPAVVASTQIAAFDIETQRLRRLSDDEREFLRQWQRN, encoded by the coding sequence GTGAGCGGTGCGGGCGAACAGTTCGGTTTCCACACCGAGGTGATGGTGCGGTGGTCCGACATGGACGTCTTCCAGCACATCAATCACGCGCGGATGGTCACCCTCCTCGAAGAAGCGCGGATCCCGTGGTTGTTCGCCGACGGTCGCCCCACCCGGGACCTGCGCGAGGGGGCCGTCATCGCCGATCTCCACGTCCGCTACCGAGGGCAGTTGCGCCACGACGACGGTCCGCTCGACGTGCTGATGTGGACCGAGAAGGTACGCGCGGTCGACTTCACGATCGGGTACGAGGTGCGGCCGGGCGGTGCCCCGGTCGACTCGGAGCCGGCGGTGGTCGCGTCCACCCAGATCGCGGCGTTCGACATCGAGACCCAGCGCCTGCGCCGGCTCAGCGACGACGAACGCGAGTTCCTGCGTCAGTGGCAACGAAACTGA